In one window of Pseudoalteromonas espejiana DSM 9414 DNA:
- a CDS encoding L-threonylcarbamoyladenylate synthase, with the protein MSQLIHIHPDNPQPRLINQAVDIIKQGGVVVYPTDSGYAIGCNLGNKQAKERIERIRGIEKHHNFTLVCRDLSELATYARVDNQMFRLIKNNTPGPYTFIFKGTKEVPKRLLNDKKKTIGMRVIEHPTACALLAALGEPLMSCSLILPGEEFTESDPDEILERLDKHVDLIIDGGHLAEQATTVIDLSEDDIQILRVGCGDTSPFE; encoded by the coding sequence ATGAGCCAATTAATTCATATTCACCCTGATAATCCACAACCACGACTGATTAACCAAGCAGTTGATATTATTAAACAAGGTGGGGTTGTGGTTTACCCAACAGATTCAGGTTATGCAATAGGCTGTAACTTAGGTAACAAACAAGCTAAAGAGCGCATTGAGCGCATTCGTGGTATAGAAAAACACCATAACTTTACCCTTGTTTGCCGCGATTTATCTGAGCTTGCAACGTACGCACGTGTAGATAACCAAATGTTTAGGCTTATTAAAAATAATACGCCAGGGCCTTATACCTTTATTTTTAAAGGCACTAAAGAGGTACCAAAGCGTTTATTAAACGATAAGAAAAAAACCATTGGTATGCGTGTTATAGAACATCCCACTGCGTGTGCATTGTTAGCAGCGCTTGGTGAGCCACTTATGTCGTGCTCACTTATTTTACCTGGTGAAGAGTTTACAGAATCAGACCCGGATGAAATTTTAGAACGCTTAGATAAACACGTTGACTTAATTATTGATGGCGGCCACTTGGCAGAGCAAGCAACAACCGTTATTGATTTGTCTGAAGATGACATACAAATACTGCGTGTAGGCTGTGGCGATACCAGCCCATTTGAGTAA